In Betaproteobacteria bacterium, a genomic segment contains:
- a CDS encoding FAD-binding protein encodes MGKPESYEQSIRPLVDKTELVRRLSAVLKPGCVLHDTEDLRPYECDGLSAYRQLPMIVALPENEAQVQAVMRVCHEARVPVVARGAGTGLSGGAMPHGQGVTLGLAKLKQILEIDPVARIARVQPGVRNLAISEAVASHGLYYAPDPSSQIACSIGGNVAENSGGVHCLKYGLTVHNVQKVRFVTMEGDLLEFGGDGLDNPGYDLLALITGSEGLLGVVTEVTVKLLPKPLKAQVVLAAFNSLHDAGNAVASIIGAGIIPAGLEMMDKLATQAVEQFVHAGYPVQAEAILLCESDGTPEEVEDEIARVCAIMRDSGAFETRTSRDEAERLKFWSGRKAAFPAIGRIVPDYFCMDGTIPKKRLAEVLTGISQLQDKHGLRCANVFHAGDGNLHPLIMFDANDDAQLERAKQFGSDILKLCIDAGGTVTGEHGVGVEKINEMCLQFGQAELVQFHAIKHAFDPHALLNPGKAVPTLHRCAEFGAMHVHSGKTKFSELPRF; translated from the coding sequence ATGGGCAAACCAGAATCCTACGAGCAATCGATCCGGCCTCTCGTTGACAAGACCGAGTTGGTGCGCCGGCTCTCGGCGGTGCTCAAACCTGGTTGCGTTCTTCACGACACGGAGGACTTGCGCCCTTACGAGTGCGACGGGCTCTCCGCCTACCGCCAATTGCCCATGATCGTGGCATTGCCCGAGAATGAGGCACAGGTGCAAGCGGTGATGCGCGTGTGCCATGAAGCGCGCGTGCCCGTGGTGGCGCGCGGTGCCGGCACGGGCTTGTCGGGTGGCGCCATGCCCCATGGCCAAGGCGTCACGCTGGGCCTCGCCAAGCTCAAGCAAATTTTGGAGATCGATCCCGTGGCGCGTATCGCCCGCGTGCAACCGGGCGTGCGCAATCTCGCCATTTCCGAAGCGGTGGCCTCTCACGGACTGTACTACGCACCCGATCCCTCCAGCCAAATCGCCTGCTCCATCGGCGGCAACGTGGCGGAAAATTCCGGCGGGGTGCATTGCCTGAAGTACGGATTGACCGTGCACAACGTGCAGAAAGTGCGCTTCGTCACCATGGAAGGCGATTTGCTGGAGTTCGGTGGCGACGGCCTGGATAACCCAGGCTACGATTTGCTAGCACTCATCACTGGATCCGAAGGCTTGCTCGGCGTCGTCACCGAAGTTACCGTGAAGTTATTGCCCAAGCCTCTCAAGGCGCAAGTGGTGCTCGCCGCCTTCAACAGCTTGCACGATGCCGGCAACGCCGTGGCCAGCATCATCGGGGCGGGCATCATCCCGGCGGGGCTGGAGATGATGGACAAGCTCGCCACGCAAGCGGTGGAGCAGTTCGTCCACGCCGGGTATCCCGTGCAAGCCGAGGCCATCTTGCTATGCGAAAGCGACGGCACGCCAGAGGAAGTGGAAGACGAGATCGCGCGGGTATGCGCCATCATGCGCGACAGCGGCGCCTTCGAGACGCGCACTTCGCGCGACGAAGCCGAGCGGCTCAAATTCTGGTCTGGGCGTAAAGCGGCCTTCCCGGCCATCGGCCGCATCGTGCCGGATTATTTCTGCATGGATGGCACCATCCCCAAGAAGCGCTTGGCGGAAGTGCTAACGGGCATCAGCCAACTACAAGATAAGCACGGCTTGCGTTGTGCCAACGTCTTTCACGCTGGAGACGGCAACTTGCATCCGCTCATCATGTTCGACGCCAACGACGATGCACAATTGGAGCGTGCCAAGCAGTTCGGCTCCGACATCCTCAAGCTGTGCATCGATGCGGGGGGCACCGTCACCGGCGAGCACGGCGTGGGCGTGGAGAAAATCAACGAGATGTGCCTGCAATTCGGACAAGCGGAACTGGTGCAGTTTCATGCCATCAAGCACGCCTTCGATCCGCACGCGCTACTCAATCCCGGCAAGGCCGTGCCCACGCTGCACCGCTGCGCCGAGTTCGGCGCCATGCATGTGCACAGCGGCAAGACGAAGTTTTCGGAATTGCCCAGGTTCTAG
- a CDS encoding glycerate kinase — protein sequence MIQNPAQLLREMFDAAIARAMPARCVPPYLPKPPKGRTIVVGAGKASATMAQAVEAHWTGDLEGLVITRYGHHAPCKKIQVVEAAHPVPDLAGREAAEKVLQQVQGLTPNDLVLCLISGGGSALMSLPAPGLTLQDKQAINRSLLKSGANITEMNCVRKHLSAIKGGRLAAACYPARVVSLLISDVPGDDPAVIASGPTVPDPTTFGDALAILDKYNIREPVSVIQHLRARKDETPKPGDARLAHNETHLIAAPQQSLEAAAEVARRAGVNALILGDSLEGEAREVALVHAGIARQVLRHGQPVAKPCVLLSGGETTVTVRGNGRGGRNAEFLLALTIALAGEKQVYALAGDTDGVDGTEDNAGAITTPKTLARAEALGASAKAALANNDGYSFFAALGDLVKTGPTLTNVNDFRALLITE from the coding sequence ATGATCCAAAATCCGGCGCAGTTGCTCAGGGAGATGTTCGATGCGGCAATCGCTCGCGCGATGCCGGCACGCTGCGTTCCGCCCTATCTCCCCAAACCACCGAAAGGCCGCACCATTGTCGTCGGCGCTGGCAAGGCGTCGGCCACCATGGCACAGGCCGTTGAAGCCCACTGGACGGGAGATCTCGAGGGCTTGGTAATCACGCGCTACGGCCATCACGCCCCTTGCAAGAAGATACAAGTGGTGGAGGCGGCACATCCGGTGCCCGACCTCGCCGGCCGTGAAGCCGCCGAGAAAGTGCTCCAGCAGGTGCAAGGCTTGACCCCCAACGATCTGGTTCTGTGCCTGATCTCCGGAGGCGGCTCCGCCTTGATGTCGCTGCCGGCCCCTGGGCTCACCTTGCAAGACAAGCAGGCTATCAACCGCTCGCTGCTCAAGAGCGGCGCCAACATCACGGAGATGAATTGCGTGCGCAAACATCTCTCGGCCATCAAGGGCGGCCGCTTGGCGGCTGCCTGCTATCCCGCGCGGGTGGTGAGTCTGCTCATTTCCGACGTTCCGGGCGACGATCCGGCGGTGATCGCCTCGGGCCCCACGGTGCCGGACCCCACGACTTTCGGAGACGCGCTCGCCATTTTGGATAAGTACAACATCCGCGAGCCGGTTTCCGTCATCCAGCATTTGCGCGCCCGCAAAGACGAAACGCCAAAACCCGGTGATGCACGCCTCGCGCACAACGAGACGCACCTCATCGCCGCCCCTCAACAATCCCTGGAAGCCGCCGCGGAAGTCGCGCGCCGGGCAGGCGTGAACGCGCTCATTCTTGGAGACAGCTTGGAGGGCGAGGCGCGTGAAGTGGCCCTGGTGCACGCGGGTATTGCGCGCCAGGTGTTGCGCCACGGCCAACCAGTGGCCAAACCCTGTGTATTGCTATCGGGTGGCGAGACCACGGTCACGGTGCGCGGCAACGGGCGCGGCGGGCGCAATGCCGAATTTCTTCTCGCCTTGACCATCGCGCTGGCGGGCGAGAAGCAAGTGTACGCGCTGGCCGGCGACACGGACGGCGTGGACGGCACCGAGGACAACGCGGGCGCCATCACCACGCCTAAGACTCTCGCCCGCGCCGAGGCCCTGGGTGCGAGCGCGAAGGCCGCGCTCGCCAATAACGACGGCTATAGTTTCTTCGCCGCGCTGGGAGATCTCGTCAAGACCGGCCCCACCCTCACCAACGTGAATGACTTTCGCGCGCTACTGATCACGGAGTAA
- a CDS encoding 2-hydroxy-3-oxopropionate reductase, which yields MSKIGFIGLGIMGKPMAAHLIKAGHTLYLYTLEGAPAELSSAGGVVCQSNKEVAQKADIIITMVPDTPDVEKALFGTNGVAEGLSAGKVVIDMSSISPFDTKIFAERINKLGCEYVDAPVSGGEVGARAASLTIMVGAKPATFEKVKPLFELMGKNITLVGGNGDGQTCKVANQIIVALNIEAVAEALLFASKMGADPAKVRQALMGGFASSRILELHGERMIKRTFEPGFRIELHQKDLNLALQNARKVGVSLPNTATAQALFNACEAQGGSKWDHSAMVKALEMLANHAVAKG from the coding sequence ATGAGCAAAATTGGATTTATCGGCCTCGGAATCATGGGCAAGCCCATGGCCGCGCACTTGATCAAAGCCGGTCACACGCTATACCTGTACACGCTGGAGGGCGCGCCGGCAGAGCTTTCCTCCGCGGGCGGCGTGGTGTGCCAATCGAACAAGGAAGTCGCGCAGAAGGCGGACATCATCATCACCATGGTGCCCGATACGCCGGATGTGGAGAAAGCATTATTCGGTACGAACGGAGTGGCCGAAGGCTTGAGCGCTGGCAAGGTGGTCATCGACATGAGTTCCATCTCGCCCTTCGACACCAAGATCTTCGCCGAGCGCATCAACAAACTCGGTTGCGAGTATGTGGATGCGCCTGTTTCCGGCGGTGAAGTGGGAGCCAGGGCTGCCTCGCTGACCATCATGGTGGGCGCCAAACCCGCCACCTTCGAGAAGGTCAAGCCGCTCTTCGAACTCATGGGCAAGAACATCACCTTGGTAGGCGGCAACGGCGACGGCCAGACTTGCAAGGTCGCCAACCAAATCATCGTTGCACTGAATATCGAAGCCGTTGCCGAGGCGTTGCTATTCGCCTCCAAGATGGGCGCGGACCCGGCAAAAGTGCGCCAAGCCTTGATGGGCGGCTTCGCTTCCTCCCGGATACTTGAATTACACGGTGAGCGCATGATCAAGCGCACCTTCGAACCCGGATTCCGCATCGAATTGCACCAGAAGGACTTGAATCTCGCTTTGCAGAACGCCCGCAAGGTTGGCGTGAGCCTGCCCAACACCGCCACCGCGCAAGCGTTGTTCAATGCCTGCGAGGCACAAGGCGGCAGCAAGTGGGACCACTCCGCCATGGTGAAGGCGCTGGAGATGCTCGCCAATCACGCGGTCGCGAAAGGGTAG
- the hyi gene encoding hydroxypyruvate isomerase has product MPKFNANLSMMYNEVDFLDRFAAAAKSGFKGAEFLFPYAYDKNQVAELARKNNLKVVLFNMPPGDWNAGDRGMACDPSRHSEFQDNVGKALDYALALGCSQVHCMAGLKPRGVNEEKMREAYIANLQFAGKEMAKHNLKVLIEAINTRDIPGFYLNTSAQAMDILHYANVPNLYFQYDIYHMQIMEGDLAPTMEKLLPKIAHMQLADTPGRNEPGTGEINYSFLFRHLDKIGYQGWIGCEYRPKGNTEAGLGWMNPYL; this is encoded by the coding sequence ATGCCCAAGTTCAACGCCAATCTTTCCATGATGTACAACGAGGTGGATTTTCTGGACCGCTTCGCCGCCGCCGCGAAGTCCGGTTTCAAGGGTGCCGAGTTCCTCTTTCCCTACGCCTACGACAAGAACCAGGTGGCGGAACTGGCCAGAAAGAACAACCTCAAGGTCGTCCTGTTCAACATGCCGCCCGGCGATTGGAACGCGGGTGACCGGGGCATGGCCTGCGATCCCAGCCGCCATTCGGAGTTTCAGGACAACGTGGGCAAGGCCCTGGACTACGCGCTGGCCCTTGGTTGCTCTCAGGTCCACTGCATGGCTGGGCTCAAGCCGCGCGGCGTGAACGAGGAGAAAATGCGCGAAGCCTACATCGCCAATCTTCAATTCGCGGGAAAGGAAATGGCCAAGCACAACCTCAAGGTGTTAATCGAGGCCATCAATACCCGCGACATTCCTGGCTTTTACTTGAACACTTCGGCGCAGGCCATGGACATCCTCCACTACGCCAATGTCCCGAATCTGTATTTCCAGTACGACATCTATCACATGCAGATCATGGAGGGCGATTTGGCACCCACCATGGAGAAGTTGCTGCCCAAGATCGCGCATATGCAATTAGCCGATACGCCGGGCCGGAACGAACCAGGAACTGGCGAGATCAATTATTCATTCTTGTTTCGGCACTTGGACAAGATTGGCTACCAAGGCTGGATCGGCTGTGAGTACCGCCCGAAGGGCAACACCGAGGCGGGATTGGGCTGGATGAACCCCTACTTATAG
- a CDS encoding MoxR family ATPase, which produces MARFTGTENYIATDDLMMAVNAAITLERPLLIKGEPGTGKTMLAVEVAKALNRPLIQWHIKSTSKAQQGLYEYDAVSRLRDSQLGDPRVHDIANYIKKGPLWEAFTADGPNVVLIDEIDKADIEFPNDLLRELDRMEFYVYELQQLIQAKTRPTIIITSNNEKELPDAFLRRCFFHYIRFPDKETLERIVDVHYPTLKKTLLREALEAFFDMREVPGLKKKPSTSEFLDWLKLLVAEDISEETLRTRDQSKIIPPLHGALLKNEQDVHLFERLAFISRRKA; this is translated from the coding sequence ATGGCGCGCTTCACTGGCACCGAGAATTACATCGCCACCGACGATCTGATGATGGCAGTGAACGCGGCCATCACCTTGGAACGGCCGCTATTGATCAAAGGCGAGCCTGGAACGGGCAAGACCATGCTAGCCGTGGAAGTCGCCAAGGCCCTGAACCGGCCCTTGATTCAATGGCACATCAAGTCCACCAGCAAGGCGCAACAAGGTTTGTACGAATACGATGCCGTGTCGCGCTTGCGCGATTCCCAGTTGGGCGATCCGAGAGTGCACGACATCGCCAACTATATCAAGAAAGGCCCTCTTTGGGAGGCCTTCACCGCGGACGGCCCAAACGTGGTGTTGATCGACGAGATCGACAAGGCCGATATAGAGTTTCCCAACGACCTGCTGCGTGAACTGGACCGCATGGAGTTCTACGTTTACGAACTCCAGCAATTGATCCAAGCCAAGACGCGGCCTACGATCATCATCACCAGCAATAACGAGAAAGAGTTGCCGGATGCCTTCTTGCGCCGCTGCTTCTTCCACTACATCCGCTTCCCCGACAAGGAGACCTTGGAGCGCATCGTGGATGTGCACTACCCCACGCTCAAGAAGACCTTGCTGCGTGAAGCCTTGGAAGCATTTTTCGACATGCGCGAAGTGCCCGGCCTCAAGAAAAAACCATCAACGTCGGAGTTCCTCGATTGGCTAAAACTCCTGGTCGCCGAAGACATCTCCGAAGAAACCCTGCGCACCCGCGACCAGAGCAAGATCATCCCTCCGCTCCACGGCGCGCTCCTCAAGAACGAGCAGGACGTTCATTTGTTCGAGAGGTTGGCGTTCATTTCGAGGAGGAAGGCGTGA
- a CDS encoding VWA domain-containing protein: MLISFFLELKKAGVPVSIKEFLMLLEALAKYVAWGSMEEFYFLSRACLVKDEKHFDKFDLAFGAYFNGLEVVPALMAQIPEEWLRKRMEKNLTEEEKALVQSLGGWEKLMETLRQRLEEQKGRHQGGSKWIGTAGTSPFGAYGYNPEGVRIGQEGSRNRRAVKVWDQREYRNLDDSVELGTRNIKVALRRLRKFAREGAPDELDLDDTIRSTARNAGYLDLKMVPERHNAVKVLLFLDIGGSMDDHIRVCEELFSAARVEFKHLEYFYFHNFIYETVWKDNRRRHAEKIATWQVMHTYGHDYKLIFVGDATMSPYEIAYPGGSVEHHNPEAGAVWMQRLTDIYPHAIWLNPQPEERWNYYESIGLAKQLMGDRMFPLTLEGLEAGMKELTR; this comes from the coding sequence ATGCTGATCAGTTTCTTCCTGGAACTCAAGAAAGCCGGCGTTCCGGTCTCCATCAAGGAATTCTTGATGTTGCTGGAGGCGTTGGCCAAGTATGTGGCCTGGGGAAGCATGGAGGAGTTCTACTTCCTGTCGCGCGCCTGTTTGGTGAAAGACGAGAAGCATTTCGACAAGTTCGACCTGGCCTTTGGCGCCTATTTCAATGGGCTTGAAGTCGTACCGGCTTTGATGGCACAGATTCCCGAGGAGTGGTTGCGCAAGCGGATGGAGAAGAATCTCACCGAGGAGGAGAAGGCGTTGGTGCAATCCCTAGGAGGATGGGAGAAGTTGATGGAAACCTTGCGCCAGCGCCTGGAAGAACAGAAGGGGCGGCACCAAGGCGGTTCGAAATGGATTGGCACCGCAGGCACATCGCCCTTCGGCGCCTACGGGTACAACCCCGAGGGGGTGCGCATTGGACAGGAAGGCTCGCGCAACCGCCGTGCGGTCAAGGTGTGGGACCAGCGCGAGTACCGCAACCTCGACGATTCCGTGGAACTGGGCACGCGCAACATTAAGGTCGCACTACGCCGCCTGCGCAAGTTCGCGCGCGAGGGCGCACCCGATGAACTAGATCTCGACGATACGATTCGTTCGACCGCCCGCAACGCGGGTTACCTCGATCTCAAGATGGTGCCCGAGCGCCACAACGCCGTTAAGGTGCTGCTCTTCCTCGACATCGGTGGCTCCATGGATGATCACATCCGCGTGTGCGAGGAACTCTTCTCCGCCGCACGCGTGGAATTCAAACATCTCGAATACTTCTACTTCCACAACTTCATCTACGAAACCGTGTGGAAGGACAACCGCCGCCGCCACGCTGAAAAGATCGCCACCTGGCAGGTGATGCACACCTACGGCCACGACTACAAGCTCATCTTCGTGGGCGATGCCACCATGAGCCCATACGAGATCGCTTACCCAGGCGGCAGCGTCGAGCACCACAACCCCGAGGCAGGCGCGGTGTGGATGCAGCGCCTGACCGATATCTACCCTCACGCCATCTGGCTGAATCCGCAACCGGAAGAACGCTGGAACTACTACGAATCCATCGGCCTGGCGAAGCAGTTGATGGGCGATCGCATGTTTCCGCTCACCTTGGAGGGATTGGAGGCGGGGATGAAGGAATTGACTCGGTAG
- a CDS encoding NUDIX domain-containing protein has product MKYCSSCGGLLARRIPPDDNLPRAVCDACGTIHYENPKMVVGCIPEWEDKVLLCRRAIEPRYGLWTVPAGYLENGETTGDGAMRETLEEAGARVEMLEPYAIYNIPHISQVYLLFRARLKDSQFAPGTESLEVKLFEESEIPWDEIAFATVRNALHRYFSDRRTGQFPMHVGTIQPLPPQGKPISPS; this is encoded by the coding sequence GTGAAGTATTGCAGCAGTTGCGGCGGCCTGCTGGCCCGCCGGATTCCTCCCGACGATAATCTCCCGCGTGCTGTATGCGACGCCTGCGGAACCATCCACTATGAAAATCCCAAGATGGTGGTGGGGTGTATTCCCGAGTGGGAGGACAAGGTCTTGCTGTGCCGCCGCGCCATCGAGCCCCGTTATGGTCTGTGGACCGTACCGGCCGGATACCTGGAAAACGGCGAGACCACGGGCGACGGCGCCATGCGAGAAACCCTGGAAGAAGCGGGCGCGCGGGTGGAAATGCTGGAACCCTATGCGATCTACAACATCCCCCATATCAGCCAGGTCTATCTGCTGTTTCGGGCCCGCCTGAAGGACAGCCAATTCGCGCCCGGCACGGAATCCCTGGAAGTCAAGCTATTCGAGGAATCCGAAATTCCGTGGGATGAGATCGCCTTCGCCACCGTGCGCAACGCCCTGCATCGCTACTTCAGCGACCGGCGAACCGGCCAGTTTCCCATGCACGTGGGAACGATTCAGCCGCTCCCGCCGCAGGGAAAGCCAATCTCACCATCCTGA
- a CDS encoding cytochrome c: protein METLMPRICRPGQLFARALLACALCLSGTLHADDEAIAPALALVQEKYGIDMKKLFSAKCSWCHQGMGMKQADGPKLAGTEKTKQQVMTQISKGKSPMPGFKNQLSEKELEALADYIKALPK from the coding sequence ATGGAGACATTGATGCCGAGAATTTGCCGTCCCGGACAGTTGTTTGCGCGGGCGCTCTTGGCGTGCGCCCTTTGCTTAAGCGGCACTTTGCACGCCGACGACGAAGCCATTGCGCCTGCACTCGCCCTGGTTCAAGAAAAGTATGGAATAGACATGAAAAAATTGTTCTCGGCCAAGTGCAGTTGGTGCCACCAAGGCATGGGAATGAAGCAAGCCGATGGCCCCAAGCTCGCCGGAACCGAGAAAACCAAGCAACAAGTCATGACGCAAATCAGCAAGGGTAAATCCCCCATGCCGGGATTCAAGAACCAGCTCTCGGAAAAGGAACTGGAAGCCTTGGCGGACTACATCAAGGCACTACCGAAGTGA